The genomic DNA TAATATCACggtatataatgtaatatatgtCTAAATAATTTacttcataaatatatatatctaatattatactatataatGGATAAAGTGGGAAGAACAACCTATGCTACATTCGAGACTCTTTAATAGGGAGAGATACTGATGGATCAATTATTGATGGTACCAATCAAAGAGGAAGGTCTAATACCAATTGTGGATATGGTGGTAATTGTAGGTAAAAGAGGTTGTTACATGAGTTATGTTGCTCAGAGATTGTTGGAAGGATTGAAAGCTTATCCAACAATGTATGAAGTTAGTGAAAGGTTTATATCGAGGATGACATTAATGTGTAACGTTAGAAGGTTTCTTATTGGAGATGATAAGACTTTGGTTGCATCATTGTTTCCAGTGGTATTCACTGGGGGTAAATTTGTTGGGGGTTTAGATTGGCTTATAGCTATTCATGTCTTTGGCAAGCTCATTCCAATGTTGAAAGAAGCTGGTACTATTTGGCTTTGAgtggtttgttatatttttttttcataagtaaagtatataaaaaaacataatttatataatgtatggttatatattagtataagtccattaaatatattatactaTAGGCTgtcataatattaatatgttattatgtttgatatttttattgtttgatattttttttttgtttgatagataaatttatttcatttattatttgcaaaaaaatttggattattgTGGCCTTCAtacttttgttatatatatatatacacacacacaaccaTATACGTCTTaatcttttttccttcttatgTTTATAAAtccatacacacatatatattcgtttattattcttcttatatatatgatatgataTGCTTTGATCTAAAAGATGAATGCATGAAATattatgcatttttattttgatatgttttcTAAGGTTGGTATAATGCATAGAGAGAGGATGTATAGTAATggtatgatgaagatgatgatggagaagatGACAGAAGAGAGAGATAGCAAAGTTAACCAGTAATGGTGAAAGAATCATTCTTTGTTGTCTTAATTGTGCTCTCTGCTCTATCTGTCATCATTATTATatctccttctctctctctctctctctctctctctctctctctctctgacattctatcttcttttatttttaaggtttcattctctatatatttctattaaaagTTTAGTATATAGTTCATACAAAGATATTCAAAGATAATATTGTTATACTTATGGTTAAAATGCTAAAGTAACAATGATGTTATCCTTTCTGTATCTCTTTTTTTTGTAAGagtgtgattttgttttggaagTATTAACAAATGTATTCATATTGTTTTTGGATTTGTGCAAATAGTAACCTGAGTCAATGCTACATCCAAAACCTTAGGCgcttctttcttttgatgttgTTTCCTACCAAGAGGTCCTGGATTTAGCTAATGcaattttgtctttatttgttttccttttgcttTTGTGTGGATGTTTATGAGAAGTGTATTGTCTTTTGTGACGGCAATCTCTTTTgtttggtcttttttttttgttttagtttttctcttttgagtatttttcttattattaactTATGTTgtactttctttatttaaaaaattagttgttatctacttttataaaatatatatctatatatagatatatttgtatcttttatttcttatttatttaaataaattagataatttGGGTTTTATTAAGATGACTTTTTATAAATGGAAGTGagaatatagttttaaaaagtaGTAAATGTTGTTAAATCAGGAGTTTGTAatagtgataattttttttaaaatatcatcaaaggaTTGCATCATATCTTTatctcttatgtttttttttgtttggtaattAATCAATGCATGCATCCAAAATAGTAATAAATCTCAATATATTTATTTCGTTGAAACATTTGTTTGTTCATCATCTTAATTTGAATTTAACATTATAATGATGCTGATTTGCTAGCTTTCATCATATCTTTTAatgatatatcataaataaattaggTGCGGATCAATAAATTATAGATAGGGGCGATTTATTcaataacaatatattatattcataacgtaatttattaaatgttaataaatctaataataactatttccaatttatttttgtattttaaaaccaTATGTATTACAATATGTCAAAaacaattgatatttttttaagaaaacccaataaaaaatcaaagaaagagaTAGTTATAATTTgggtaaattatttattagtccctaaattttttcaaatataccGTTCAATCCCTCTAACAAAAGTCTATACTATTCAGTCCCTCTTTTTAATTCTCTTTCCACATTGTCCCTGCCATTACTTTGATCCCtgaaatattctaaaaatcccaaaaatacccttgcatgcttttgagAGGGAAGGGAAGAAAAATGGCGCCAAGTCTTGTCAAAGCATTGTTGTTTGTCCTTGTTGTCTTGTAGAAGAAGCTTCTTGTTCCCATTGCTTTTATACTCAATCTTTTTGTAAGAACAGAGTTAGTCTTTTCTCAAATTGAAGACTAACTTAGTGGGGAGAAAAGTTGATCATGGCCTAGGTGTAGAAGACTGGCAGGGGGTGAAAACTTTTAGCGGGAACAAAGTGCAAACAAACATCTTGTAGTTGTGTTTATTTTGTGTAGCTTATGATGTATATGTTAATGAACATTTTAATCCATATCTCACCTACGTTAGTTTTTGTTGATCCAGGATGGATACATTTTACAGTATTGAGCGGCATAAGGGAGAGGGTTATGTATTACACTTCACTATCTTAACTGTATGAGGATCAATAGTAGAGGAAATATGCGAACGGTGGAACCTTAAAGCTACCCGTGTGAGGGTGAAGTATTTAGgtgttgtttggatcagcttattGCTGATCCAAAAacacttattttataagttaagtgcttatgaggTTTAATATTGTGTTTGGATGGGCTTTTTTGAATAAGCTCAAGCTGTAAAATAAGCCAAAATACAACTTATTTTATAAGCTGCAAGAGAGCAGCTTATGAAATAAGCTGTTTTTGATAAGTTAGTTGGTTAAGTGCAATTACTGAAATGCCCTTAACCAATCTCAAAAATTACATGCTTTTCTAACCCTGACTTCTATCATCCCCATCTCCAAACCAGCAGATCCATCACCATCTCTCTGAGCTGCCGATCTTCGCCATCTCATCTTCGAATTTGTGGGCTGTTTTCCAAAGTATCCATCCAAAGCTTGTACCTTTGTTATTGTATTTGCTATTCTTGGTTGAAAATGATGGAttactctttctctctctctctctctctctctctctctagttgAGTTTGGATGTGTTTACTAGAACAGCATGGAGATTTGATGATTTTCTAGTGTTTATTGGTCTGATATTGAGGTGCTAGTCATGCTTCTTGTGACTTCTTGATGATATTTTCCATGTTGGTTCTTTAATTGCTTAGCAGCCAAGTGGTATGTTGGTTCTCTGATATTGAGTTTGTATAATTGACTGCCTaggttttaattgtttaaatctCTACATTTCAGGGCCTGGCTTTTAATTGCTATACAAGACATAAGACAtactttgtatattttttgtttgcatacCAGTGCATATTAGTAAGCTATTATTATAAAATCTATGAATGGcatgaaaaagagagaaactccTTTTATTTGGAAATGATGAAATGATGAAATGATGACAATTTTGTATGAATGCAATgggaaaagaaataattattgtCACCATTCGTCATAGCTATGCTAAAAGTTGGTTAATTAAATCTAAGTTTGAAGGTGATTTGGATGTCAATCCTCTCATTTATCACTCACCATCTTTTATTCCACTATCCAACAAAAACCAGTTAGTGGTGATAGattgatttgaaattttttaaacaaaattaagctACTAGTTGTTAGAATAATCCaaatttaagttatattttatcTAGAAGCTATCACCATTTCATTATGCAATCTACTTGTAAGATGTTATTTAATGTGATTTTTTATTGTACTAGTAATTAACAATATTGTTCCTCCATTGTAGAAATTATTAgttgaatatttattatcataatgtattaataataataataataataataataataataataatgagaacaacaaaaaaataacaacaacaataataataaccttcataataataataataataataataataataataataataataataataatacattaaattataaaaataacaatagtgacaaatattatttatttgttaactaAGGCATGTGAGTAATGTATTAAGTTATTGAGTTATTATCATAATTCAGTAaaagggcattttagtaatttctcGCTATATAAGTACTTTTGAAATAAACATCGAAACATTTTCACAACTGAAAAAGTGCTTGTGAATCTActacatcaaaacaaaaaaatatacataagcacttaacttactctaaaagtactttttccaaaagtgcttttaaaaaaacacttttattaaaagccaatccaaacgaGGCCTTAATGCTAGATGAGCACAAGACAATGTCTTGCATCAGCTTAGAAAGCGACTTCCAGCCGATATGTCACATTAACCATATGTTTAACAAGAATGTGGTGGATATGATAGTCAAGATTGATAATGGAATTACAGAGGACTCTTTTGTGTCATCATTATTATCGTAATTATCATATCCAATTAGTGTTCATTTTCTTTATACAGTGTTCTTAATCTCACTATTTCATGTAAATTcatctttttacattttttgcattattttattattagaaaTCATTCGTTATGCTAAAGTCTTTATAATCAGCCAAATGTTTATATATGGAAGTTTTTGTTTACATTTGTTATTTAAAACTCAATTTCAGACAATAATCATTACATATATCGATAACTATTTAACATTCATATTGATGTAATCAGGAGTCTTGGTCACAAAGTGCTGCATCAAATCAATACCCCATGTAGTTATCCAGTTTTCCTGGGAGAGCAATGTCGAACTCTTGAAGCAATTTTTAACCTGACATGTTCACAATTGATCAATGTTATGAAAGTACAACACAATTCAAGGAAGCCTTGTGTGACCATGTTATCAAGCGGAATTTCAACTTTCagttcataaaaaatgataaagaaagaGTTACTATGACATGTGATGCCAATAGTTGTGAATGGCATGTCAATGCCTTAAGAGATGGCAACCAGCCAacgtttgaaaacaaaacaacccAAGGGGTACATACTTGTGGTGGAAGTATCAGCACAACGTCACATCCAAAAGcatcaaagaaatgggttagTAGGAATGTAATACAAAACCTCCAGGATCGTCCTTTATACCATGCAGTGGATATACAACGGGATTTATTGCGTAAACAAGGTGTTCATTTGCCATGCAAACAAACCTGGATGGGTAAAGAGTTAGTACGAGGAATTCTCCATGGAACTAATATAGCAAGATATGATCTGCTGTTATTGTACTTGGGAAAGTTAGTTGAAACAAATCCGAGAAGCATTATAATCATTGACAAGGACAATGAGTGCTTTAGACgtggtttttattgttttcatgcttGTCTTGATGGATTTCGAAAGGAATGTAGACCCATGCTATTTCTTGATGGAACACATCTACTTGGGGAGATACGGTGGAATACTCTTAGGTGCAACAAGCAAGGATGAAAATGAAGGATTATTCCACTTGGCATTTGCAATCGTGGATAATGAGACTGATGACAACTGGACGTGGTTCATATCGACATTAGGTGATGCAATATATGGTAAAGATGATTATGACAAGATCATTACATTCATATCCGATCgatccaagggccttgtgaatgcTATTGCCAGGGTGTTCCCTTCTTCTCCACATGCATACTACCTACCACATCTTCAAGTGAACTTCTTAAAATCAAATAGCCAGGTTTCTTTGTGTAGGATAAATGAGCCAGAATGACTACAACTTTGTCGATCCTTCATGAGAAAGGCCTTTGCTATCCTTAATTTACTAAAACCTAATGCTTGCACACCAGTAGGCAAATCCACTAGGTTTCTTTGTGTGTTTGCACACATGGCTCTTCCAAGACCAATGAGGTCAACTTCAACCTGGTTGGTTGGCGCCAAGTCGAAAAACTGCCAAAGTATGACAATTGTTAACAAAAGAAACTTATAA from Dioscorea cayenensis subsp. rotundata cultivar TDr96_F1 unplaced genomic scaffold, TDr96_F1_v2_PseudoChromosome.rev07_lg8_w22 25.fasta BLBR01000050.1, whole genome shotgun sequence includes the following:
- the LOC120253335 gene encoding monothiol glutaredoxin-S3-like is translated as MVPIKEEGLIPIVDMVVIVGKRGCYMSYVAQRLLEGLKAYPTMYEVSERFISRMTLMCNVRRFLIGDDKTLVASLFPVVFTGGKFVGGLDWLIAIHVFGKLIPMLKEAGTIWL